A genome region from Salvia splendens isolate huo1 chromosome 19, SspV2, whole genome shotgun sequence includes the following:
- the LOC121779633 gene encoding E3 ubiquitin-protein ligase At1g63170-like, with protein sequence MAFPLLGHHRKSLSSETDLLMEGADSRSDTEHVIDITGSGAASSSNSSHERLSTGMEQQRSEDLPSTSSRVPLYQPQPFTTGGTNSRNSSLSRRGSTRSRQRSPLNSGLWISVELLLTVSQIIAAIVVLSLSRSEKPRAPLRAWVVGYASGCLAILPLLYCRFKHRNQSPDQDSSQNGQDASLSNNSAGPFTRRSINREDSWTTGTATRSTQSNGLPNSRLKVFVEYFKMALDCFFAVWFVVGNVWIFGGHSSSSEAPNLYRLCIVFLTFSCIGYAMPFILCATICCCLPCIISVLGIREDFSQNRGATQDSINSLPTYKFKMKKSKSKEHSSNAPEGGIVAAGTEKERAISGEDAVCCICLAKYVNNDELKELPCSHFFHKDCVDKWLKINATCPLCKADVGDTIFSSLTEATANLRNSTMLYR encoded by the exons ATGGCTTTTCCCCTACTGGGACATCATCGTAAAAGTTTAAGTAGTGAAACTGATTTGCTGATGGAGGGAGCTGACAGTCGCAGTGATACTGAACACGTTATTGACATAACAGGCAGTGGTGCTGCTTCTTCATCTAATTCATCCCATGAAAGGCTGTCAACTGGTATGGAGCAGCAAAGGAGTGAAGACCTACCATCTACTAGTTCAAGGGTTCCCCTTTATCAGCCTCAACCTTTTACTACCGGTGGGACAAACTCAAGGAATTCATCACTAAGTCGAAGAGGAAGTACTCGCAGCCGACAAAGAAGTCCATTAAATTCTGGTTTATGGATATCTGTTGAGCTTTTATTGACAGTCAGCCAAATCATAGCAGCTATTGTTGTCTTGTCATTGTCAAGAAGTGAGAAACCACGTGCACCTTTGAGAGCATGGGTTGTTGGATATGCATCTGGCTGTTTGGCAATACTTCCCCTTCTATATTGCCGTTTTAAACATCGTAACCAAAGTCCTGATCAGGACTCATCGCAGAATGGACAAGATGCTTCCCTGAGCAATAACTCTGCTGGTCCTTTCACGAGAAGATCAATAAACAGAGAAGATAGCTGGACAACTGGTACAGCAACTAGAAGCACTCAAAGTAATGGGCTGCCAAATTCAAG GCTTAAGGTGTTTGTCGAATATTTCAAGATGGCTTTGGACTGCTTCTTTGCTGTGTGGTTTGTCGTTGGAAATGTATGGATCTTCGGTGGCCACTCTTCTTCCTCCGAAGCTCCCAATTTGTACAG GTTGTGCATAGTGTTTCTAACCTTCAGCTGTATCGGATATGCTATGCCTTTTATTCTGTGTGCTACAATCTGCTGTTGCCTCCCTTGTATAATATCAGTACTGGGCATCAGAGAAGATTTTTCTCAGAATCGAGGAGCTACTCAAGATTCGATTAACTCTCTACCAACgtataaatttaaaatgaagAAAAGCAAGAGCAAGGAACATAGCAGTAATGCACCCGAGGGTGGGATAGTGGCTGCTGGTACAGAGAAAGAGCGTGCAATATCAGGAGAGGACGCA GTTTGCTGCATTTGCTTAGCGAAATATGTCAACAACGACGAACTCAAGGAGCTGCCTTGCTCTCATTTCTTCCACAAGGACTGTGTGGATAAATGGCTGAAAATCAATGCCACATGCCCTCTCTGCAAAGCTGATGTTGGTGATACCATTTTCAGCTCACTCACTGAAGCAACGGCCAACCTACGCAACAGCACAATGCTGTATCGCTGA